One region of Oryza sativa Japonica Group chromosome 10, ASM3414082v1 genomic DNA includes:
- the LOC136353738 gene encoding uncharacterized protein, giving the protein MAGSVSRRGLDMTGFVLELRGMCVVLGYPHGVDYQARPLPEQEGDDAEPHAAWEVTAVILTGSPERTSLAVTAGGDSFPAACQSAALLAIGTLHQRYPDELQHSPYRYHPRRGGARDYATFRDASSEDDATIVHLACMVEAYDAARIDFHQMVRRGMVENNMKILELRQENLQLKKDLDAVEAQLHQLKIAQGEVCRPKRRRVCRSQKITARKSTSRPELVRQSLAWTCFMETPRAEPAPMVPQEGEASGVGSTEDALLLTFRPGPSQR; this is encoded by the coding sequence atggccggcagcgtcagccgtcgtggtttggacatgactggcttcgtcttggagctgcggggcatgtgcgttgtcctggggtatccgcatggagtggactaccaggccaggccgcttccggagcaggagggtgacgatgcagagccccacgctgcttgggaggttactgcagtgatcctcactggctctcccgagcggacttcgttggcagtcaccgcgggtggagattccttccccgccgcttgccagagcgccgctctcctcgccatcggcactcttcaccagcgctacccggacgagttgcagcactcgccctaccgctaccaccctcgtcgcggaggagcccgcgactacgccaccttccgggatgctagctcggaggatgacgctaccatcgtgcacctagcgtgcatggtggaggcgtacgacgcggctcgtatcgacttccatcagatggtgcgccgtgggatggtcgagaacaacatgaagatcctggagctgcgtcaggagaatctgcagctgaagaaggacctagacgcggtggaggcgcagctgcatcagctcaagatcgcccagggagaggtctgtcgccccaagcgccgccgcgtctgccgcagccagaagatcaccgcccgcaagagcacctccaggcccgagcttgttcgtcagtccctggcgtggacctgcttcatggagacccctcgtgccgagcccgcgcccatggttccccaggagggggaagcctccggcgttggtagcacggaggatgcgctgttgctcaccttccgccctggcccgtcgcagcggtag